GGCACCCAGGAAGGCTCTGCTGGAAACACCTCCCTGCTCACCCTGCCTGCCAGCTCCAGGGCCCATCCCTTCACAGCAGTCATGAGGCTGGATTGGAAGAGAGTCCTGGTGAAGCTGTGTGGTGTTGGTGCATCTGGGAGGAACCCCATGCCTCTGGAAGGCTCCTTGCACTGTCATGGGCAACTCCAGACCCCAGAGTGCTGCTGCGGATGTCTGAGTACCCATGGAGCCTTGTGAGTGTGGTGGGCATGGGGAGATGCCCCAGAAATGCTTTTCACACCACAGGCGAACGTTGGAGGTTCTAACTCATCAGGCTGATTTCCAAACACACGCAACGCTCCCagtggggaggggccagggcacAGGAATCTATGGCTATTTACCTTCATATCTCAAGGTTCCTATAAAAAAAGATCTTCAGATAAAAGGGGGAGGAAAGGACCAGCAAAAGCAACTACACGATGGGGGACTTAGGTTGAAGCTAAAACTTCTCCACAGTCCAGAGTCCTTAAGACCTTAACAGTGTGGCCAATTATTTCAAAGGCCAGATGTTCGCCCTTTAAAAAGGGACTGAAACTGGCAGATAGCTTCTAAAAACCTGTAAAGATATTTACTGTGCTGTGTCATTCTCATAGGACACTTGTAAGAGGGTTGccaaaaaacaatcagaaaaatacTTTTCAGTTTATCCAGGTTATTACAACAATAACACATCAAGACCTACCCATGAATGCCGGAAAATATAAACTGTTACACTAAAGCTGGATAGAGAGAAGTCTGTTGTCTTATGCCTATTTCCTTTATCTGCACAATGAAAcctataaagatattttttacaATGTTAACTTGGAGAGCAAATGAGGTATGGAAATTGGTTACACTGTTCGCCAAAATCTTACAAACTCACATGTTCTCAACTGCAATGTCCTTGGGATTCTGGCTGTCATCCACACTCCACAGACCACCATTTCTCCAAACCTTGGAGGCAAGAAGCACGGCTCCAAGGACAATCTTTTTCCAATTAGTAGGACAAAGATCGATGCTAGCATTAGTTAGAAGTCGTTCAACATACACCTGCAAAATAGAACGCTGCTCTTTGATTTCAGTTCAGTTTAAGTGTGGTGATACGAACATTTAAGAATGAAAGATTTCTTCTGGTTTTGACCAGAAAGTAAGTGCCTTTTATTCTTATGCTCTGCAGAGACTTTGCTCAGACAAAGCAAGAGGCCAAATCACAGTCATACTGAGATACCTCTGAAGCCTACTCTACCCATAGACATTTCCAGCCCAATTTCGGTCACAGGGATGACTGGACATCCCTGTGGGCATGAAGAGAGGCACCATTAGCACCTTACACTCATGAAAGGCAGCACAAACTCAGGCCCAGTGCAGATTAAGGTTGTTCAGGAAACACTCCAGTGCCGTCCGTGTGCGGCGTCACACCTGGCTGGCAGGTAGGAATTTTACAGGTGTGCCATGCTTGAAAATGTAACGCCCAAGTGATACGGAGAACACTGCTGTCTTCTCCTTTTcacaataactaacccactcttGGGACACCAGCTGAGGAACTGCGGGTCAAGAGCACTTCCCAATGCCTGCCGTGCAGACAGCATGACAAGTGCAGGTCTCTGTGGCTCAGAAATAATCTCCATATTCAGTGCCTTGTTAAGGAATGCATGTGTGTGAAAGGAGGGTCCTGCTCACAGCCCCTATTTTCCATGTCTCCACAATCACTTCACGAAAACTCGTTTCTTGTCCTACAGGATCTGCATTCAGTCAGTTCGGTTGGTTTTTAGGTACAGACAGCTGTCGGCCTCTGTATCCCTGGGGTTCCTCTCAACCTGCCAAGCAGTTTGTGAGACAATCTCAGAAAGCATTTTCTATCTTTCCAATCTCTATCCTATAAAGAACTGGGTGAGGGACCAGCTGAGTGAAGGTTACAGAGGTGAGCTGTGAGGCGTGGCCACCCCAGAGGGTGCTCTGCAGAAGAGTATGTCTCTATGCTACTTGAAGTCTTTGTATCAAGACCAAAGGAGAACAGTTCATTTTAAGAGAGTTCATTTATTGTCCGAAGGTGATATTATCGGTGGCTCAGATCTGGCAATGTTCTCCAAACTCAACTGTTTTCAAAATCAAATGGCTGTGGAACGTGATATGTTCTTATGAGAGATTCTGCTCCCTTTCCCCCTAACTCTGCAATATCGAGTATCCTAGGAATGACCCTCCCTCCCAGGATTCAACTCCACAGGATTCATTAGAGAGCACTTGAACAGCATTGGTGAGCCCTCAACTTCCTGTCACCTTTACTGGTAAGCTGGAGCTGCTGACACTCACTGATACCCCTTGCCCTCCTGGGTCAGTGAAGAATCCCTTTTTTAACACCAACTCTTCTGTCAGCACGGTGGATCCCATCCCACATTTGTAGAATACTTTTCTCCAAATCACCTCTTCTTGAAGACCTTCACCCTCTCTGCCAGAGATTTCCCCCAACACAAATGTGTTTCCTGTTCCCATCCTGCTCCCACAGCTCCCCAGAGGCATCCTCTCATTTGCTTACAGCATCAGGCCCTGTTGCCAGCTCCTCACCTCCCATCTCTCATTAACCCACCTCACCCACCCCCATCACTTGCCTGAGACTCCTCTTGCCAAGATCCTCGGGGTCTTGACGCCTACAAACCAGAGCCCTTCACCCTAAGGCTCCACTCCCCAAGCTGGCCTTAATCTTGTCCAGCGAATGGCCATTGGCCTAGCTCCTGGGGACTAATATTTACGTGTGAGTTACCCTGTTCCAATCTGTGTGCAATCCCTCTATGCCTGCCTTCACGGGTAGGCTGCCTGCTTCAGATTCTGAGCCACCATGGGTAATGGCTCACCTATATCACCCTAGTTGCTTCTTGGTCCTCTTCTCTGCTCCAACCTTCCTCCCAACTGTGGTCTGCTTTCCCCAAAGCAGTCGCCATAACCTCTTAAATTAAGAACACTGCACTCCCCTGCTCAACTGAGTGTCCCCATCAAACTGGTTGAACTCCTTCTTATGGCCTGCAAGCCAAAGGGCTCTGGGAGCTGTGGCACTGCCTGTGCGGCCTCAtctcttctgttctttccttcattcctctcACCACACGGGGCCCTGATGTTTGTTCCTTGAACACACATGAAATGTGTTCCTGTCTCAGTCCTTGCACTCATCCCACTGCCTGTCATGCCAGCACTCCTTATCGTCCTCACTTTATAGTCAGGTCACTGTTCAAATGTAACCTCTCTAGAGAGGCTCTTACTGATCATCCTTTCTGAAATAGTGAGCCCCTCCCATCACTCTGTCTTTATCCTGCTTTATCGTTTTGCTATTTTCCATAACCTAAAAAAATGCTTTCCTCATTACAACATAAGCTCATAAAGACAAGGACTGTGTTCAACCTgtcctcttctcttccccagcACTTAGAAGAGTGGGACAGGGTCGGCATCCAGGGGGTGTTTATGGAGCAGACAACTTCTCGCAACATTTAGCACTGTGACCACAGCCTTTCCTatcctttgttcttcttttattatcctctcctgctcttcctcctcccactctaGCCACTTTACTGGAGGCTTGTCCCTTACATGCTGGTAGTCCTTACAGAGCTATCTTctgtcctccttttcttttcctttttagagatggggacttgCTATGCTGCGCAGGCCGGACagaaactcctgatctcaagggattctcctgcctcggcctcctgagtagatgggactataggtgtgctccaccatgcctggcttctccaCTTTCATTCTAAACACTTTCTCTGCATTTGAGCAGctactcttttttctttgagacagagtttcgctcccgttgcccaggctggagagcaggggtgcgatctcggcttactgcaacctccgtctcccgggttcaagtgattctcctgcctcagcctcctgaatagctgggattacaggtgcccaccaccacacccagctaattttttgtattttttagtagacagggtttcaccatgttggccaggctgctcttgaactcctgacctcaggtgatccgcctacctcaggtgatctgccttcctcagcctcccaaagtgcggggattccaggtgtgagccactgtgcccagccttgagcaGGTGCTCTTAGTCTTCATTCCTTATTTCCAGTTCAGATTCATGCTGCTGTCCCAATGATCCAAATATTGACTGCACACGGCCACTCTGCTATCTTACAGGCACACCAAATTTAGCCTGTCTACAATGAACACCCCCTTCTTCCAATCCAGCTTTCCCTCCAGcatcagctctctctctctctccagctggAAGTTCCACTCCTGCTTCCTGCCAGCAGGTGCTGAGCATTCCAAACGGCCTGCAGCTCGACGAAGAGGCCTGCGTCTCATCCAGTGCCCACGGAGGGGTTTCTATGCAGGTGCCCAGCAAAAGCCTTCTCTTCTAAGCTCTAGCCAGATGCTAAAGGAGAGGGTACTGCTCTAAGTATCTTTTCTCTCCTGGCTGTGTGGTTGACATTCCTCTACAGGTCAGTGTAGGTAGGGGTAAACCAATCCCAGCCATCTGAAGACGACTTCCTATTCAGAATGAGTCTCACCACAGTGATTCTGTGAGAATGATGTAGAGGTAAGGACGCAGCTGCAGCTTAGCAGGCTATCTAGCAAAGCCTGTGTCCAAGTCTTACTGGTACCACATTCCTGGGCAATTTATGGAGCAGGCACAAAAGGGCAGCAGGAACAACAAAGCATTCAGAGCAGCAGCTCCCAGTCACAGCATGCATCAGAAGTGCCCAGGGAATATGGCTTGGGACTCAGCTGAGATCTACATTGGAATCTGTTGAAGGAGAAACCAGAaatctctcctgctgcctttaATAGCAATTATTCTGTGATAAGAAAAGCAATGGCATCATTTTAAACCATAATGAAGATTAAATTCAAATACGTGTATTTACTTTGCTTGCACAGGTTTCTCTTAAAAGATCTGATGATAATTCCAGGAATCTACTTTTAGTTAGAAACACGGCCATACCCTGTGTAGGAGACCAGTTGTTAAAGATGCTTTATAGATAAGAAATATCTTACCAAAGCTACGATTGCACATGGAGCTGTTAGTTTCATGAGTTGAAAAAGAGTACGGAAATATCTGAAAATACAGTTGCATTTGGGATCATGCTCAAAGGATTTCTCTtcctgaaagaaggaaaaaggcaaCATAAATATCCACTCAAGAAAACTTTTTAAGAACTCTTAAGATGGCAATGTTCACATTTGTGCCCATGTGTCCCTTACAACAATTCTGATGGgataaatgtcttttaattttaaaaatataaacagcaggaccttaaaatatttttggttttctgcaaACATAGGCCCTATGGTAGCCCTGTGGCTATCATATGTGAAGAaggaagtttttaactttttatagcatttaaactgatttaaatttaaattgttttctagttCTATTCACAGAGATTGTGCATATTTGTCAGgactatttacaaatatttatgttgtttggtgctatagaaaattattttttttaaatgacacatttTGTTATTTGGATGGTATATTTACTCCCCTTAGTGCACTAATTAAACCGAGCTGCAAGTCAGCTCTTACTCCAGCATGCCCACTGGACAACACTCCTTATATAAGATGATTAGATACAACAGAGGGAAGACTTAAAGGTGGGTGATTTTGACTTCAGCATGAACTAAATACAACTCTATGAGACAAAAATAGAACCTCAAAGAAAGTGACACTTACTGAAAGTGGATGTATTGGCTCTTCCAAAATAGCCAGAGATCTATTTGCAGATCTATAAGATAAGAATGTGCATTTACGAAATTAATTCGTAATTAATTCGAATTGTTAACATCTTAGTAAAGTACCTGCTGGGAGTAGGGcatggagggtggagggagataCACCTTGTTTGCTTTGCTAAAATTTGTTCACCAAAACAgtttttgcaaatttttctccTAGATCCTGGCCTTCAGAGGGTTTCTTGACCTCTTTTTCTTCAGCACATAATGTCCTGAACTGTGAAGTCTTTTCTACATTGATGAGCCAGACTTGCCTTTAAATATTGACCCCACACTAACAGTCAATGGTAATAAATCATATCTATTTTCACTCCTCTAACCTCATGCTGGAACACAAGAACAATTTATGAAGCAGTGGTGGTTGCCAAAAAAGTTTTTAGAACTTCTAATAAATGTGAATGAGATTCAGATTTCCCCAGTCTTCCTGTAGTATACATCTATCATATTTGCTTAAGTAGTTTGAGTTACAAACttaattgcctttttattttaaaagaggccAGTCTTTAATGGACTTTAAAACACTAACACACTGTGTGCTCATTTAGGAAACCAGTGGTTCTCCAAATGTGGTTTGTGGACCCCTGAGATTCCCTAGAAGGCCCGTGAtgtcacaactttttttttttttttttgagggtttttttctttcacccaggatggagcacagtggtacaaacatggctcactgcaggcttgactcctgggctcaagcgatcctcctgcctcagcctcccaagtagctgggatgaaatgtgcacaccaccatgctcagctaatttttaattcttttttggtatagatggggtcttgccacattattcaggctagtctcaaactcctggtcccaagtaattctcccaccttggcctccccaagtgctgggattacaggtgtcaaccACCACCTATGGCCCTATATGTTCTTATAAGAATACTAATTCAACCTGACAAACTGATTGAAGATGAAACATAAGAATAATTTATTACTTTCTAAAAGTATTAAGACATTGCTTGCTTTCTCACTGTTCAACACTTGTAATGATTGCATAAAAGCAAAAGTGGGTAAAACTGCTGGTTTCTCAGTATGAATAAAGGCTGTAGTACCAAATTATACTAGTATTCTTTCCACTCTTCACTGTCCCTTGCAGTTTTTGTTAAAGTAGCCTGCTTCACTTAAGAATGTCCTTGATGAAACAGTAAAAATTCATGGTGTTATTAAATCCTGAAATCCCTTTTTAGTATTCTAAGTAGGAAGTTCACATAAAGCACTTCTGCATACTGAAGTATGGTCATGTTAAAGAAAAGCACTTGTGATTTAATTGTGAGCTGAACAAGCCAATTTTTCACAGAACACCATTTCTATCTGAAAGTATGACTATCATTCTCAAAAAGAAGTCAAGTGAGCCTGTCATTtcaaggaaaataacaagtgtttgtTGTGTATAATAAAGCTAACACCTTCAAGCTAAAATCAGGACTTGGAAAACTCATACCTACTACTGTGAGCTTGACAGCATCtcaatatttgaagacatttttataatCATGGTGATACTAATGAAAGTGAGTTTTTGACACTAGAGATGAAcatgaattaatattttccaaatagccAATGCATAATATTATAAAAGCCGGTAAGGGGAAAGATCCATTTATTGTACAAGAAAGATCAGTGAGTATTAGTGGAACGAATTCATTGATATGTACAATCCCATTATAACTACTTTAATAAATCAGCACTTGTGAAGTTTTGGTGTGGCTAAAGAATACCCACAATTAcctgaaagctttaaaaatacacattttttctacTATATCTTTGCATGAGGCtagttcatctttttctttcttctttacaaTAAATTGCAaacaagacattaaaaaatacactttgagACCCTCAATAATTTAAGAGGTAAAAGAGTCTTACAAAAACCCACAAATGATTCACTTTAATACTGTAAAATAAGCACTCTACAGCTTATGTCTATAGTTATGACCTAACAGCGTGTGTCCTATTATACAAAGTGATGAGCTGGAGTAACAAGGCAGGTTTACAAAGAGCTCACCTGTGTTTTATGCTGTAATATATTGCCAAAGTCACACTGTggagggaaaaatatatttgtaagaactgattttatcatttgtttggcctgaagatatgtttttaaaaggggGAGGAGGGAACCCTCTCAGTGGCCCTGAAATCATCTTGTTCGAAACAGTACTGTATGAgcacttttcttttgttttagctcTCTGGCTTTATAGTGAAAATAGGAGAACCAAAATGCTAAGCAATATGCTGTTAGAAGACGTTTCTGCTGATGgttagtatatataaataattacatgttTTCCCTGTCATTTGCTTTTCTATCCATAGAACCTTTCATCCTGTGCAAGTCACTTACATCTATGTGTACATATGCTTCTATTTAGGCCATATAGTAATGTTTTGCTTTATAAGTGGCTAAGCCCTGCATTTCAGCTGATTTAGTTCACCATCACCTACTCACCCATTTGTCATTATTTCCATAAAAGCACATAATGAATGTGCTTTATAccaaataaagtaatttaaaattaccTATGCGTAATTATTAGCAGAAAATTTATTAGTAAACATAATGCACACAAAATTAATGACACTTTTAGCTATCCTGATGTAAGCAGCACTAAACACACAGTGTAACACTGAATCATACACTGTTCATGACAGGTATTTCCACATTcgtttaaacaaaatattagtgaACAAATACAACTCTTCAGATGTATGTTACTGTGGTCCTAAGTCATCCTCAGATGTTGTGTGGAAGCAAACAGGGGCTTCTCTTGGATAAGTTCTGTGCTTCCATTTGCCCTCAGCATTTAAGATGAGGCTCAGAATAATTTGAGAAGGCAAATTTGAGTTGTAAAAAGTAGGCCTTAGAACATTATTAGTATCTAAGATGGATATTTCCATAG
The sequence above is drawn from the Nomascus leucogenys isolate Asia unplaced genomic scaffold, Asia_NLE_v1 001081F_38437_qpd_obj, whole genome shotgun sequence genome and encodes:
- the LOC100585358 gene encoding putative cyclin-Y-like protein 3, with protein sequence MFAENQKYFKVLLFIFLKLKDIYPIRIVEEKSFEHDPKCNCIFRYFRTLFQLMKLTAPCAIVALVYVERLLTNASIDLCPTNWKKIVLGAVLLASKVWRNGGLWSVDDSQNPKDIAVENMGKMEKGFLELLEFNIHVSASDYAKYYFDLRALAYGHDLYFLFGSLHKDKAQKLEVRM